A window of Christiangramia forsetii KT0803 contains these coding sequences:
- a CDS encoding outer membrane protein assembly factor BamD, with translation MKKGILVLGLLMVTLSCSEYQKLLKNEETAPKYTAAEQLYNEGKEEDSNKKLRKALKLLEQIEPEYRGKPQGERIVFILADTYYQLGDYFNAPFQFDRFLQLYPKSQKAEEAGYKSASSYFYRSPKYNLDQTDTHKAIEELQVYLNTYPEGEFNEEANKMATELLVKLEKKDYEIAKQYHHTEYYKAAIASFNNFIADHPGSPFREAAYFYRFDSAYRLAINSFEVLMEERLNEAREFYKSYKKYYPEGEYTPQLEDALSEIDKSLQNF, from the coding sequence ATGAAAAAAGGAATTCTTGTTTTAGGTCTGCTTATGGTGACGCTATCCTGTAGTGAATATCAAAAGCTGCTTAAAAATGAAGAAACTGCTCCAAAATATACTGCGGCAGAGCAATTATATAACGAAGGCAAGGAAGAGGATAGTAATAAGAAGCTTAGAAAAGCTTTAAAATTACTGGAGCAAATTGAGCCTGAATATCGTGGTAAGCCCCAGGGAGAAAGAATTGTTTTTATACTTGCAGATACGTATTACCAGTTAGGGGATTATTTTAATGCTCCTTTTCAATTTGATAGATTTTTGCAGTTGTACCCAAAAAGCCAGAAAGCTGAAGAGGCCGGGTATAAATCTGCATCCTCATACTTTTATCGTTCACCAAAGTATAATCTAGATCAAACCGATACACATAAGGCGATTGAAGAACTTCAGGTTTATTTAAATACATATCCGGAAGGAGAATTTAATGAAGAAGCTAATAAAATGGCAACTGAATTGCTTGTAAAGCTTGAAAAGAAAGATTACGAGATTGCGAAGCAATATCATCATACAGAATATTACAAGGCGGCTATCGCTTCATTTAATAACTTTATAGCAGATCATCCAGGCTCTCCGTTTAGAGAAGCTGCTTATTTTTACAGGTTTGATTCAGCATACAGACTTGCCATTAACAGTTTTGAAGTTTTAATGGAAGAACGACTGAACGAAGCCAGGGAGTTTTATAAATCGTACAAAAAATATTATCCTGAAGGGGAATACACTCCACAATTGGAAGATGCTCTATCAGAGATTGATAAAAGCTTACAGAATTTTTAA
- a CDS encoding DNA-directed RNA polymerase subunit omega, which produces MDFKKIDAPVNTTTINKNRVDAPTGNIYEAISIVAKRAGQINGEIKKELLEKLDEFATYNDSLDEIFENKEQIEVSKFYERLPKPQSLAIQEWLEDKIYYRNTKEDIEE; this is translated from the coding sequence ATGGATTTTAAGAAAATTGATGCACCGGTAAACACTACTACTATTAACAAGAATAGAGTAGACGCTCCAACCGGAAATATTTATGAAGCGATCTCAATAGTTGCTAAGAGGGCAGGCCAGATAAATGGTGAGATAAAAAAAGAATTACTGGAGAAGCTTGATGAATTTGCTACTTACAATGATTCTCTAGATGAGATCTTTGAGAACAAGGAGCAGATCGAAGTTTCTAAATTTTACGAAAGATTGCCAAAGCCACAGTCGCTTGCAATCCAGGAGTGGTTAGAAGACAAGATCTACTACCGTAATACAAAAGAAGATATCGAAGAATAG
- the coaBC gene encoding bifunctional phosphopantothenoylcysteine decarboxylase/phosphopantothenate--cysteine ligase CoaBC produces the protein MSVLKGKNVLLGITGGIAAFKTAALVRLFVKAGASVKVVMTPAAKEFITPLTLSTLSKNEVFSSFTDEEDENAKWNNHVELGLWAEFMLIAPATASTLSKMASGNSDNFLLATYLSAKCPVFFAPAMDLDMYKHPSTKNSFQKLQEYKNIMIPAGEGELASGLHGEGRMAEPESIIRFIENFYSENLPLRGKKILITAGPTYEAIDPVRFIGNHSSGKMGYEIAESAMKLGAEVTLISGPTHLSIDEKGIKLIRVTSTKEMYEAAHSNFDNADVFISAAAVADYKPKTVANQKIKKNADSLTLELTKTEDILASLGEKKINQKLVGFALETNNEIENARKKLKKKNLDFIVLNSLNDKGAGFKSDTNKISIIYPDRQKDFKLKSKKEVAEDILKEIIEILDA, from the coding sequence ATGTCTGTACTTAAAGGCAAGAATGTTTTATTGGGTATTACCGGTGGTATTGCCGCTTTTAAAACTGCCGCGTTAGTACGTTTATTTGTAAAAGCAGGAGCCAGCGTAAAAGTTGTTATGACGCCTGCTGCTAAAGAATTTATCACTCCGCTTACACTTTCCACACTTTCTAAGAATGAGGTTTTTTCTTCATTTACAGATGAGGAAGATGAAAATGCAAAATGGAATAATCATGTTGAACTCGGCCTTTGGGCCGAGTTCATGCTTATAGCCCCTGCTACCGCCAGTACACTTTCTAAAATGGCGTCGGGTAATAGCGATAATTTTTTACTGGCTACGTATCTTTCTGCTAAATGTCCTGTATTCTTTGCTCCGGCAATGGATCTGGATATGTATAAGCATCCTTCCACTAAAAACAGTTTTCAGAAACTTCAGGAATATAAAAATATTATGATTCCTGCAGGAGAAGGAGAGCTTGCCAGTGGTTTGCATGGAGAAGGAAGAATGGCCGAGCCGGAAAGCATCATCCGATTTATTGAAAATTTTTATTCTGAAAATCTGCCATTAAGGGGAAAAAAGATCCTTATTACGGCCGGACCCACATACGAAGCTATAGATCCTGTTCGTTTTATAGGAAATCATTCCAGTGGAAAAATGGGTTATGAAATAGCTGAAAGTGCAATGAAACTCGGTGCTGAAGTTACTTTAATATCCGGTCCCACTCATTTAAGTATTGATGAAAAAGGGATAAAATTGATTAGGGTGACCAGTACAAAAGAAATGTACGAGGCAGCTCATTCAAATTTTGATAATGCTGATGTTTTTATTTCTGCTGCTGCGGTTGCCGACTATAAACCGAAAACGGTAGCAAATCAGAAGATTAAAAAGAATGCTGATTCCCTAACTTTGGAATTGACCAAAACGGAGGATATTCTTGCAAGTTTAGGTGAAAAGAAGATAAATCAAAAGCTGGTTGGTTTTGCATTGGAGACGAACAATGAAATTGAAAACGCCAGAAAAAAGCTAAAAAAGAAGAATCTTGACTTTATTGTTTTAAATTCACTAAACGATAAGGGAGCTGGTTTTAAAAGCGATACTAATAAAATTAGTATTATTTACCCTGATAGGCAGAAAGATTTTAAACTTAAATCTAAGAAAGAAGTTGCCGAAGATATTTTAAAGGAAATTATAGAAATACTCGATGCGTAA